Genomic segment of Natronoarchaeum philippinense:
CTAGCTGCCCTCCGGCGATGGGCCGTCGTCCGGGAGCATCGTCTGCTCGTCGGCTCGCCGCTGGCCGCGCTGTACTTCGGGCTGTTCGTCGGGAGCCGACAGGCCGGGGCGGCGCTCGGCGATCTCCCGATCGCGTGGTACGCCGACCTCGCGCTGGCGTCGATCGGCGGCGGCGACCCGCTCCGGGCGGCCGGCGCCGTACTCGGAACGCCGGTCGCGCTCGCAGGGCTCTGGGCCGTCGGGACGCCGCTGGCGCGTCGGGCGTGGCTCGTCGATCCGCCAGCCGAGCCGACCGACGCCGAAGCGGAGGCGTCCGGTCTGCTCGGTCTGTTCGATCGGTTACTCGCGGCCACGTGCTCGCGGCCGACGCGCGCAGTCGCCGGTGCGCTCTGGCGGCGAGCGCTCCGGGAACCGCAGGCGCTTTTGTACGTGCTGTTACCGGTCGTGTTGCTCGTCTCCGTCGGTGTCGAGTTCGCCCGCGCGTTGCCCGCGTCGGTGCCGGCGCTGGTGGCCGTCTACGGGGCGGGCGCCGCCGGCGCCGGCGCGACGCTGAACCCGCTGGGCAACGAGGGGCGCGGGCTTCCCGCGACGCTGACGACGCCGGGGAGCGCTCGCCACGTCGTCCGAGGATATCTCGTCTCGGCGGCGCTGCCGGGCGCCGGCGTCGCCTCGGTGCTGACCGTCGGCGTCGCCGCGGCGGCGTCCGGTTCGATCGTCGTCGTTATTGGTGCCGGCCTGCTCGCCGTCGCGCTGGCCGCGTCGCTCCCCGCGATCGCGCTCGGCATCGGCACCGTCCTCCCGGAGTTCGACGCGATCCGACCGGCCGAGAACGCCGGCATGACCGCGCCTCACGTGTACGCCGTGGTCGCTTACTCGACGGCGATCGGAACCGTCGGCGCACCGGTGCTCGCGGGCCACTATCTGGCCCGCGAAGGCACGGCAGCGGCGCCCTCCAGCGCGGTCGTCGTTGCCGGCACCGCGGCGACGGCGCTCGTGGCGATGGGCCTCGGCGCGCTCGGCTATCGGCGAGCGGTTCGAACGTTCGAGACGTACTTGATCGGAGGCTGATCGACGCCGAGAGCGCCCGCGCTGATCGCCGGCGTCGCGCGGTTCCAACCACTAACCGTTTTAACCTTCTGTGCCCTAATCTCTCGCATGGCCGACAAGCCGACCTCCGGTGAGATCCTCGGCGTACCGTACAACTTCGAGCGACCCGAATTCCGGCGCATGCTGTCGTCGTACTGGGAGCCCGGCGAGGGGATGCTCGTCGAGAAGCCCTTCGGCATCGGATACACGCTGAACCTCGCCAACTGGCGCTCTTGGGTCGTGCTAGCGATCGCGGGCGCGCTTCTCTGGCAGGAACAGGGCAGCAGCGAGGACGCCGACGCGAAGGACGACCCCGTCGAAGTCGTCGTCGACGACGACTGATCGACGGCTATTTTCGCCGCCGGCGTCGACCGCCGGGTATGATCCGTTTCGTCACCGGGAACGAGGGCAAAGTCGCGGAGGCCCGCGAGTACCTGCCGACCGAGGTCGAACAGGTCGAGTACGACTACGCCGAGGTCCAGAGCGACGACTTGGAGACGATCGTCCGCCGCGGCGCCCGCGAGGCCTACGAGGAGTTGGGTGCTGAGTCGGGGATTTTTGTCGACGACACCGGCCTGTTCGTCGAGGCCCTCGACGGCTTTCCGGGCCCC
This window contains:
- a CDS encoding DUF5808 domain-containing protein, with product MADKPTSGEILGVPYNFERPEFRRMLSSYWEPGEGMLVEKPFGIGYTLNLANWRSWVVLAIAGALLWQEQGSSEDADAKDDPVEVVVDDD